Proteins encoded in a region of the Ruegeria sp. AD91A genome:
- the ftsH gene encoding ATP-dependent zinc metalloprotease FtsH: protein MGNARNIAFWVVLFLLILALFNLFSGPGGTLQSNERTYSDFVGAVQGGEVKNVTLDGEQIRYTTESGATYVTIKPGDAEVTKLLIDENIPVQAVKQQQSGFQSFLITLLPFLLLIGVWVYFMNRMQGGGKGGAMGFGKSKAKMLTEKHGRVTFDDVAGIDEAKEELEEIVEFLRNPQKFSRLGGKIPKGALLVGPPGTGKTLLARAIAGEAGVPFFTISGSDFVEMFVGVGASRVRDMFEQAKKNAPCIVFIDEIDAVGRHRGAGYGGGNDEREQTLNQLLVEMDGFEANEGVIILAATNRKDVLDPALLRPGRFDRNVTVGNPDIKGREKILGVHARKTPLGPDVDLRIIARGTPGFSGADLANLVNEAALMAARVGRRFVTMEDFENAKDKVMMGAERRSMVLTQDQKEKTAYHEAGHAVVGLSLPLCDPVYKATIIPRGGALGMVVSLPEMDRLNYHRDECEQKLAMTMAGKAAEVIKYGEDHVSNGPAGDIMQASQLARAMVMRWGMSDKVGNIDYAEAHEGYQGNTAGFSVSAHTKELIEEEVKRLIQQGYERAHQILTEKNEEWERLAQGLLEYETLTGDEIKRVMNGESPSEDDDEGDKPDEGSAPSVTAIPKTKAKKSPPDDGGMEPEPTA, encoded by the coding sequence TTGGGCAACGCTCGCAATATCGCGTTTTGGGTCGTTCTGTTCTTGCTCATCCTTGCACTGTTCAATCTGTTCAGTGGACCGGGCGGAACGCTTCAGAGCAATGAGAGAACTTATTCCGACTTTGTCGGCGCCGTGCAAGGCGGCGAAGTCAAGAACGTGACGTTGGATGGCGAGCAGATTCGCTATACCACAGAAAGCGGTGCGACTTATGTCACGATCAAACCCGGCGATGCCGAAGTCACCAAGCTTTTGATTGATGAGAACATCCCGGTTCAGGCGGTCAAGCAACAACAGTCTGGCTTCCAGTCGTTCCTGATCACGCTCTTGCCGTTCCTGTTGCTGATCGGTGTCTGGGTATATTTCATGAACCGGATGCAAGGCGGTGGCAAAGGCGGCGCGATGGGCTTTGGAAAATCCAAGGCTAAGATGCTGACCGAGAAGCATGGTCGCGTGACCTTTGATGACGTCGCAGGAATCGACGAGGCCAAGGAAGAACTGGAAGAGATCGTAGAATTCCTGCGCAATCCGCAGAAATTCAGCCGGCTTGGCGGCAAGATCCCGAAAGGTGCTCTGCTGGTGGGACCACCGGGGACGGGTAAGACATTGCTGGCCCGTGCCATCGCGGGTGAGGCGGGCGTTCCGTTCTTCACCATTTCGGGGTCCGACTTTGTCGAGATGTTCGTAGGTGTCGGTGCATCCCGTGTCCGCGATATGTTCGAACAGGCCAAGAAGAACGCGCCCTGCATTGTGTTCATCGACGAGATTGACGCCGTTGGCCGCCATCGTGGTGCCGGTTACGGCGGTGGTAACGACGAACGCGAACAGACCCTTAACCAGTTGCTGGTCGAGATGGACGGATTTGAAGCCAACGAAGGTGTGATCATTCTGGCGGCCACCAACCGCAAGGACGTACTGGACCCGGCCTTGCTGCGTCCGGGCCGGTTCGACCGCAACGTCACCGTTGGCAATCCTGACATTAAAGGCCGCGAAAAGATTTTGGGCGTACATGCCCGCAAGACACCTCTGGGCCCCGATGTCGATCTGCGCATCATTGCGCGCGGGACACCGGGTTTCTCGGGTGCTGATCTGGCAAACCTCGTGAACGAGGCCGCGTTGATGGCCGCCCGCGTAGGCCGTCGCTTTGTAACCATGGAGGACTTTGAGAACGCCAAGGACAAGGTGATGATGGGCGCCGAGCGCCGCTCGATGGTGCTGACCCAGGATCAGAAGGAAAAGACCGCCTATCACGAGGCCGGACACGCCGTTGTCGGCCTGAGTCTGCCGCTGTGTGATCCGGTCTATAAGGCGACGATCATCCCGCGCGGTGGCGCGTTGGGTATGGTTGTATCGCTGCCAGAAATGGACCGTCTGAACTATCACCGTGATGAATGTGAGCAAAAGCTGGCTATGACCATGGCCGGGAAAGCCGCGGAAGTGATCAAATATGGTGAAGATCATGTGTCGAACGGCCCGGCCGGGGACATCATGCAGGCCAGCCAGTTGGCGCGCGCCATGGTGATGCGCTGGGGTATGTCTGACAAGGTTGGCAATATCGACTATGCCGAAGCGCATGAGGGATATCAGGGCAATACTGCCGGGTTCTCGGTCTCTGCCCATACCAAAGAACTGATCGAGGAAGAGGTGAAACGCCTGATCCAGCAAGGATACGAGCGGGCGCACCAGATTCTGACCGAAAAGAACGAAGAATGGGAGCGTCTTGCGCAGGGCCTGCTTGAGTATGAAACCCTGACTGGGGATGAGATCAAACGCGTAATGAATGGCGAGTCACCCAGCGAGGATGATGATGAAGGCGACAAGCCTGATGAAGGCAGCGCGCCCAGTGTCACGGCCATTCCTAAGACAAAGGCCAAGAAGTCTCCTCCCGATGATGGCGGGATGGAGCCTGAACCCACTGCATAG
- the tilS gene encoding tRNA lysidine(34) synthetase TilS has translation MFLRRHSENLLAELRARLPERLPRKLGVAVSGGGDSVALMHLLHEIAQTETTTVFVATVDHGLRPEARQEAEAVSRQAAALGMAHDTLHWAGWDGAGNLQDHARQARYKLLADWTRERGIDAMALGHTADDQAETLLMRLGRSSGVTGLSGMSASRQLEGLTLLRPMLGITRKDLRAYLAGIGASWVEDPSNQDTRFDRIKAREALCGLKPLGIDALSLSRVADNLAQAHAALGVFAQESARNVAQVEQGDVKVDRAGFAALPKEIRRRVLVRSLAWIAGQGYPPRQAAVEQAMEAMTDGRPGSVGGCLLVPKGNSVWICREFRTVEAQVSASDEVWDGKWVLSGPEISGAEIRALGEDGLRQVPDWRETGRPRLALSATPAVWKGETVLAAPLAGFANGWRADTSPEWPEFYASFLSH, from the coding sequence GTGTTCTTGAGACGACACAGCGAAAACCTGCTTGCAGAGCTTCGCGCCCGGCTTCCCGAAAGGCTTCCGCGCAAACTGGGGGTAGCGGTATCAGGTGGTGGGGATTCTGTCGCGCTGATGCATCTCTTGCATGAGATCGCTCAAACCGAAACGACCACCGTTTTTGTTGCCACGGTCGATCATGGTTTGCGCCCCGAGGCCAGGCAGGAGGCCGAGGCCGTGTCCCGCCAGGCCGCTGCATTGGGGATGGCTCATGATACTTTGCATTGGGCGGGTTGGGACGGCGCTGGCAACTTGCAGGATCATGCGCGTCAGGCTCGTTACAAATTGCTCGCCGACTGGACGCGGGAGCGCGGAATAGACGCCATGGCGTTGGGGCATACAGCAGATGATCAGGCGGAAACGTTGTTGATGCGCCTGGGTCGATCATCAGGTGTCACGGGTCTGTCCGGCATGTCCGCAAGTCGGCAACTGGAAGGGCTGACATTACTGCGACCTATGCTGGGGATCACCCGAAAGGACCTGCGAGCCTACCTGGCCGGTATCGGCGCATCGTGGGTCGAAGATCCGTCGAATCAGGACACACGTTTCGACCGCATCAAAGCCCGAGAAGCCCTATGTGGCCTCAAACCATTGGGAATTGACGCGCTTTCACTGTCTCGAGTGGCCGACAATCTGGCGCAGGCACATGCAGCCCTGGGTGTGTTTGCGCAGGAATCCGCACGGAATGTAGCCCAGGTTGAGCAAGGTGATGTGAAGGTGGACAGGGCCGGGTTTGCCGCATTGCCCAAAGAAATCCGACGCCGCGTGTTGGTTAGAAGCCTCGCCTGGATCGCAGGGCAGGGATACCCCCCGCGTCAGGCTGCGGTCGAGCAGGCGATGGAGGCCATGACCGACGGGCGGCCTGGATCGGTCGGTGGGTGTCTGTTGGTCCCCAAGGGCAATAGTGTTTGGATTTGCAGGGAATTTAGGACCGTGGAGGCTCAGGTATCAGCATCCGACGAAGTATGGGATGGTAAATGGGTCTTGAGCGGACCCGAAATATCCGGTGCCGAGATCCGTGCTTTGGGTGAAGATGGGCTGCGACAGGTGCCCGATTGGCGCGAAACAGGCCGCCCCAGACTTGCCTTGAGCGCGACGCCTGCTGTCTGGAAAGGGGAAACGGTGCTGGCTGCTCCGCTTGCGGGATTCGCGAACGGATGGCGCGCGGACACGTCACCAGAATGGCCCGAGTTCTACGCATCTTTTTTATCGCATTGA
- the ybgF gene encoding tol-pal system protein YbgF: MRIAGWVLAAVMATTGVAQAQDQQTLADIRQELTVLYVEIQRLKREFSTTGSPAPNLSGSSILERVDAIEAELQRLTRQTEQLNQRVQSIVSDGTNRIGDLEFRLCELEANCEISGEPTSTLGGDGTDAGTAAITPATPPESDQGELAVGERADFDAASQALAEGDYQTAATLFAQFETSYPGSPLAPEANLKRGHALEGLGDTREAARAFLASFTGDSEGPLAPEALYELGAALGRLGQTDQACITLNEVGVRFPSAPAFANATQEMSALGCS; the protein is encoded by the coding sequence ATGCGTATTGCAGGATGGGTATTGGCGGCGGTCATGGCGACGACCGGTGTTGCACAGGCACAAGATCAACAGACCTTGGCTGACATACGCCAGGAACTGACGGTGCTGTACGTGGAAATTCAGCGTCTGAAGCGCGAGTTTTCCACCACAGGATCCCCCGCGCCAAACTTGTCCGGCAGTTCGATTCTTGAGCGCGTCGACGCAATAGAGGCCGAATTGCAGCGCCTGACCCGTCAGACCGAACAGCTTAACCAGCGGGTGCAGAGCATTGTCTCCGATGGCACCAATCGCATCGGGGATCTGGAATTTCGTCTGTGCGAGTTGGAGGCAAATTGCGAGATATCGGGTGAGCCGACGAGCACGCTGGGTGGAGATGGCACGGATGCTGGTACAGCTGCAATCACGCCTGCCACACCACCTGAATCAGATCAGGGTGAACTTGCTGTAGGTGAACGGGCGGATTTCGACGCGGCATCGCAAGCGCTGGCCGAAGGCGACTATCAGACCGCTGCCACCTTGTTTGCGCAGTTTGAAACAAGCTATCCCGGCAGCCCTCTTGCCCCTGAAGCTAATCTGAAAAGAGGTCATGCGCTTGAAGGCCTTGGCGACACCCGCGAAGCCGCGCGTGCGTTCTTGGCTAGCTTTACCGGAGATTCCGAAGGTCCGTTAGCCCCCGAGGCCCTCTATGAGTTGGGCGCGGCGCTGGGGCGTCTGGGGCAGACCGATCAGGCTTGCATCACGCTCAATGAAGTTGGCGTGCGCTTTCCATCCGCACCCGCGTTCGCGAATGCCACGCAAGAGATGTCTGCGCTGGGGTGTTCTTGA
- the pal gene encoding peptidoglycan-associated lipoprotein Pal: MNVLSKVLALGALSVIAACTNNDPSALGGGGAGGTGAIVPGSPSDPRSPAYFQQTVGDRVLFAVDQSTLSPQGQTVLQGQADWLLANPDFVATIEGHADEQGTREYNLALGARRANAAREYLISRGVAGNRLKTVSYGKERPIEICSVEECYSKNRRAVTVLTGSTLG; the protein is encoded by the coding sequence ATGAATGTATTGAGCAAAGTCCTGGCGTTGGGCGCGCTGAGTGTGATCGCGGCCTGTACGAACAATGACCCCTCTGCTTTGGGCGGCGGCGGTGCCGGTGGCACTGGCGCAATCGTACCGGGCTCGCCCAGTGACCCGCGTTCGCCAGCGTATTTCCAGCAAACCGTCGGCGACCGTGTTCTGTTCGCCGTGGACCAGTCGACCTTGTCTCCTCAGGGGCAGACCGTACTGCAAGGACAAGCCGACTGGCTGCTGGCCAATCCGGATTTTGTTGCCACGATCGAAGGTCACGCGGATGAGCAGGGTACGCGCGAGTACAACCTTGCGCTGGGCGCGCGTCGGGCAAATGCCGCGCGTGAGTATCTGATTTCGCGCGGTGTCGCGGGCAACCGTCTCAAAACCGTCAGCTACGGCAAGGAGCGCCCGATCGAAATTTGCAGCGTTGAGGAATGTTATTCCAAGAACCGCCGCGCGGTAACGGTGCTGACCGGGTCAACTCTGGGGTAA
- the tolB gene encoding Tol-Pal system beta propeller repeat protein TolB, producing the protein MMKLLTSLFVGLTLMSAPVLAQNGPLRLELDQGIIEPLPFAVPNFVPDGPSAAQYAQDISRVVSADLTGTGLFREISSDAFISRVSSFEAPVQFADWKAINADALITGAVNVSGKNLTVRFRVWDVFSGQELGNGLQLAGTTEGWRRMAHKVADQVYSRITGEGGYFDSRVAFVSESGPKNQRLKRLAIMDYDGANVQYMTDSAAIVLAPRFSPTGDRLLYTSYESGSPRIYVLDVGRVKRQELKTQDGTMSFSPRFSPDGRSIVYSLIQGGNTDLWKMDLASGKSTRLTNTPAIETAPSYSPDGSRIVFESDRSGTPQLYVMPANGGEATRISFGAGRYGTPVWSPRGDLIAFTKQNQGRFHIGVMRTDGSEERLLTASFLDEGPTWSPNGRVIMFTRETQGASGRASLYSVDISGRNLRPVRTPDGGSDPSWGPLQN; encoded by the coding sequence ATGATGAAACTTCTGACCAGCCTCTTTGTCGGCCTGACGCTGATGTCTGCGCCGGTTCTTGCACAGAACGGTCCCCTGCGACTGGAGTTGGACCAAGGCATTATCGAACCATTGCCCTTTGCGGTACCGAACTTTGTCCCCGATGGCCCGTCAGCGGCGCAATATGCACAGGACATCTCGCGCGTGGTGTCGGCTGATCTGACGGGTACCGGTTTGTTTCGCGAAATCTCCTCGGATGCGTTCATCAGCAGGGTCAGCAGCTTCGAAGCACCGGTTCAGTTTGCCGATTGGAAAGCGATCAATGCCGATGCGCTGATCACGGGGGCGGTCAATGTTTCGGGCAAGAACCTCACGGTTCGGTTTCGGGTCTGGGATGTGTTTTCGGGTCAGGAACTGGGAAACGGCCTTCAACTGGCGGGTACCACCGAAGGCTGGCGACGCATGGCCCATAAGGTGGCCGATCAGGTGTACAGCCGGATTACGGGCGAGGGCGGTTACTTTGACAGCCGCGTGGCCTTTGTTTCGGAAAGCGGGCCGAAGAACCAGCGCCTGAAACGTCTGGCGATCATGGATTATGATGGGGCGAATGTGCAGTACATGACCGACAGTGCAGCGATCGTGCTGGCGCCGCGCTTTTCGCCTACCGGCGATCGGTTGCTTTACACCAGCTATGAAAGCGGCAGCCCGCGCATCTATGTTCTGGATGTGGGCCGCGTCAAACGGCAGGAACTGAAGACGCAGGACGGAACCATGAGCTTCTCGCCCCGCTTTTCACCGGATGGCCGGTCGATCGTGTATTCATTAATTCAGGGCGGAAATACGGATCTGTGGAAAATGGATCTGGCCTCGGGGAAAAGCACCCGTCTGACCAACACGCCGGCGATTGAAACCGCACCCAGCTATTCGCCCGACGGCAGCCGGATCGTGTTTGAAAGCGACCGTTCTGGTACGCCGCAGCTTTACGTGATGCCTGCGAACGGAGGCGAGGCCACGCGGATCAGTTTTGGCGCAGGTCGTTATGGCACGCCGGTATGGTCCCCGCGTGGCGATCTGATTGCCTTTACAAAGCAAAACCAGGGCCGTTTCCACATTGGCGTGATGCGCACGGACGGGTCCGAAGAGCGGTTGCTGACGGCCTCGTTCCTGGATGAAGGCCCGACGTGGTCGCCCAATGGACGTGTCATCATGTTCACCCGTGAAACGCAGGGTGCCAGTGGCCGGGCCTCGCTTTATTCGGTGGATATCTCGGGCCGCAACCTGCGCCCTGTGCGTACACCGGATGGCGGCAGTGATCCGTCATGGGGCCCACTACAGAATTGA
- a CDS encoding energy transducer TonB: MDTGTKISAIAHVSLIGAALFGGTFRSEPLPMAVQDVSVITAEQFAAMTAQRDAPAIPEMPTALQQPPEPQAETKPPEPVVEEQPRPEPVVPAEPEPEPAPVIVEAPPEPDVPDEPPTLTEPEVEPVAQPVPPGPEAQPRPSDRVAPEAIAPPPPEAKPDDFETPPVSLDEGAEVQQEQQDQTAPEEAAPEIVTEAEETKEQSPLTSPRPRVRPNRPSPPPEPVVAQTPESVPEPDAQADEAAINDALVEALGSGTEPSGPPLTSGEKDAMRLAVSKCWNVGSLSTDALSTVVVVAFSLNRDGTVVDGSIRMLDSSGGSAGAANQAYQAARRAILRCGARGYDLPADKYAHWQDVEITFNPERMRIK; this comes from the coding sequence GTGGATACCGGCACCAAGATTTCGGCGATTGCGCATGTCAGCCTGATCGGAGCGGCGCTGTTCGGCGGCACCTTCCGATCCGAGCCGTTGCCGATGGCCGTACAGGATGTGTCAGTGATTACCGCTGAACAATTCGCGGCCATGACGGCCCAGCGGGATGCGCCTGCGATCCCGGAGATGCCGACGGCATTGCAACAGCCGCCCGAACCACAGGCTGAGACCAAGCCGCCAGAACCTGTGGTCGAGGAACAGCCGCGCCCTGAACCCGTCGTGCCTGCCGAACCCGAACCCGAGCCTGCTCCTGTAATCGTCGAAGCGCCGCCGGAGCCGGACGTGCCGGACGAACCGCCAACATTGACAGAGCCCGAGGTCGAACCTGTCGCACAGCCTGTGCCCCCGGGGCCCGAGGCGCAGCCGCGCCCGTCGGATCGTGTCGCCCCCGAGGCCATAGCGCCACCACCGCCCGAGGCAAAACCGGATGATTTCGAAACGCCGCCGGTGTCTCTGGACGAAGGCGCCGAGGTTCAGCAGGAACAACAGGATCAGACTGCGCCGGAAGAAGCGGCCCCGGAGATCGTGACCGAGGCAGAGGAAACCAAAGAGCAGTCTCCGCTTACGTCACCGCGACCGCGGGTGCGTCCGAACCGCCCAAGCCCACCGCCCGAACCTGTTGTGGCGCAGACACCGGAATCGGTACCTGAACCTGACGCACAGGCCGATGAGGCCGCAATCAATGACGCTCTGGTCGAAGCCTTGGGCAGCGGAACCGAGCCTTCCGGCCCACCGCTGACCAGCGGCGAGAAGGACGCGATGCGATTGGCCGTGTCCAAATGCTGGAACGTGGGCTCTTTGTCTACGGATGCGCTGAGCACTGTGGTCGTTGTAGCATTTTCGCTGAACCGTGATGGTACAGTTGTGGATGGCAGCATTCGGATGCTGGACAGTTCTGGTGGGTCTGCGGGTGCGGCCAATCAGGCCTATCAGGCCGCCCGGCGCGCGATTTTACGCTGCGGGGCCAGAGGATATGACTTGCCTGCTGACAAATACGCTCATTGGCAGGATGTTGAGATTACATTCAATCCCGAGAGGATGCGGATCAAATGA
- the tolR gene encoding protein TolR, which produces MGAAVQQSSGGNGRRRGRRRGRAQPMAEINVTPFVDVMLVLLIIFMVAAPLLTVGVPVDLPKTAASALPSDNEEPLTVTLTADGRVQIQTTDVLREELIGKLRAIAAERSSDRVFLRADGAIPYAQVMQVMGALNAGGFSNVGLVTDTGGPTLDEGGE; this is translated from the coding sequence ATGGGTGCGGCGGTTCAGCAATCTTCGGGTGGAAACGGGCGCAGGCGCGGCCGGCGTCGCGGTCGCGCGCAACCCATGGCCGAGATCAACGTGACCCCGTTTGTGGACGTCATGCTGGTTTTGCTGATCATCTTCATGGTGGCCGCGCCATTGCTGACCGTCGGTGTTCCGGTGGATCTGCCCAAGACCGCTGCCAGTGCTTTGCCCAGTGACAATGAAGAACCGTTGACCGTGACTCTGACGGCAGATGGACGTGTGCAAATTCAGACAACTGACGTGTTGCGCGAAGAGTTGATTGGCAAGCTGCGGGCCATCGCCGCAGAGCGGAGTAGTGACCGGGTTTTCCTGCGCGCCGATGGCGCAATTCCTTACGCTCAGGTCATGCAGGTTATGGGTGCGCTGAACGCGGGCGGGTTTTCCAACGTTGGGCTTGTGACCGATACGGGCGGGCCGACGCTGGATGAAGGTGGAGAGTGA
- the tolQ gene encoding protein TolQ: MEAETLALAQEIDFSMWGLYARATFIVKLVMLMLIGASIWSWGIIIQKLINYRAARREAQTFDESFWSGNPLDELFEQIGTQPDGSSEKIFAAGMIEWRRSHRNDGGLIAGATARIDRSMDVAIAKEAETLQKGLPILATVGSTAPFIGLFGTVWGIMNAFIEIAEQQNTNLAVVAPGIAEALMATGLGLLAAIPAVIFYNKLSADCDRIVGGYEAFADEFATILSRQLDS; encoded by the coding sequence ATGGAAGCTGAAACGCTGGCGCTGGCGCAGGAGATCGATTTCTCCATGTGGGGGCTGTATGCCCGCGCGACCTTTATCGTCAAATTGGTGATGTTGATGCTGATCGGCGCATCCATCTGGTCTTGGGGTATTATTATCCAGAAGCTGATCAATTACCGCGCGGCCCGTCGCGAGGCGCAGACATTTGACGAGAGCTTCTGGTCCGGAAACCCTTTGGACGAGTTGTTCGAACAGATCGGAACCCAGCCGGATGGCAGTTCAGAAAAGATTTTTGCAGCGGGCATGATCGAATGGCGAAGGTCGCACCGAAATGATGGCGGATTGATTGCCGGAGCGACCGCGCGGATAGACCGTTCCATGGATGTGGCCATTGCGAAAGAGGCAGAGACCTTGCAGAAAGGTCTGCCCATCTTGGCCACCGTTGGATCGACTGCGCCGTTCATCGGCCTGTTTGGTACCGTCTGGGGCATTATGAATGCCTTTATCGAAATCGCAGAGCAGCAGAATACCAACCTGGCGGTCGTGGCCCCAGGTATTGCCGAGGCGCTCATGGCGACGGGGCTGGGCCTTCTGGCGGCGATCCCGGCGGTGATTTTTTACAACAAGCTCAGTGCAGACTGTGACCGCATCGTGGGCGGGTACGAAGCCTTTGCCGATGAATTCGCCACCATTCTGTCGCGCCAGTTGGACAGCTGA
- the ybgC gene encoding tol-pal system-associated acyl-CoA thioesterase translates to MKHIYPVRVYYEDTDMGGVVYHANYLRYIERARSDWVRNLGNDQNAMREEGIVWVVRRVEADYLSPARFDDELTVETEVTEISGVRLTMAQLVRRGETEIFRASVTAVCINKDGRPIRLPAEIRALM, encoded by the coding sequence ATGAAACACATCTACCCGGTTCGCGTATATTATGAAGACACCGACATGGGCGGCGTTGTCTATCACGCGAACTATCTGCGGTATATCGAACGTGCACGTTCGGATTGGGTGCGCAATCTGGGCAATGACCAGAACGCGATGCGGGAAGAGGGCATTGTTTGGGTCGTGCGGCGGGTTGAGGCCGATTACCTTTCGCCTGCCAGGTTCGATGACGAACTGACCGTCGAAACCGAAGTCACGGAAATCTCGGGTGTGCGGCTGACCATGGCGCAGCTGGTCCGGCGCGGCGAGACCGAGATTTTTCGCGCCTCGGTCACAGCTGTGTGCATCAACAAGGACGGCAGGCCGATCCGACTTCCGGCAGAGATTCGCGCATTGATGTAA
- the ruvB gene encoding Holliday junction branch migration DNA helicase RuvB produces the protein MVEADPTVRPEPLPEDNDRALRPQGLDEFIGQAEARANLRIFIQSARQRGEAMDHTLFHGPPGLGKTTLAQIMARELGVNFRMTSGPVLAKAGDLAAILTNLETRDVLFIDEIHRLNPAVEEVLYPAMEDFELDLVIGEGPAARTVRIELQPFTLVGATTRMGLLTTPLRDRFGIPTRLQFYTIDELHEIVTRNARKLGAPADNDGAREIARRSRGTPRIAGRLLRRVVDFAIVEGDGRITRELADGALTRLGVDNLGLDGADRRYLKLIAENYAGGPVGIETLSAALSESRDSLEEVIEPYLLQQGLIQRTPRGRMLAQKAWTHLGMAAPKRQSDLFG, from the coding sequence ATGGTAGAGGCTGATCCCACTGTGCGCCCGGAGCCCCTGCCCGAGGACAACGACCGCGCGCTGCGCCCGCAGGGGCTGGACGAATTCATCGGTCAGGCTGAGGCGCGCGCCAACCTCCGCATCTTCATCCAATCTGCGCGCCAAAGGGGCGAGGCGATGGATCACACGTTGTTTCATGGACCTCCGGGGTTGGGTAAAACGACCCTCGCGCAGATCATGGCACGCGAGCTAGGGGTGAACTTCCGCATGACCTCGGGCCCGGTTCTGGCCAAGGCGGGTGATCTGGCGGCGATCCTGACCAATCTGGAGACGCGCGATGTGCTGTTCATCGACGAGATTCACAGACTGAACCCGGCGGTGGAAGAAGTGCTTTATCCGGCAATGGAGGACTTCGAGCTGGATCTGGTGATCGGTGAAGGCCCGGCCGCCCGCACCGTTCGGATCGAATTGCAACCTTTTACGCTTGTGGGGGCGACCACCCGGATGGGTCTGCTGACAACGCCCTTGCGCGACCGGTTTGGCATTCCGACGCGACTTCAGTTCTATACGATTGACGAGCTGCACGAGATCGTCACCCGCAACGCGCGCAAGCTGGGCGCGCCAGCCGATAATGATGGCGCGCGCGAGATTGCGCGCAGGTCGCGCGGGACACCACGTATTGCCGGGCGCCTGCTGCGCCGGGTGGTGGATTTCGCCATAGTCGAAGGAGATGGGCGGATCACGCGCGAATTGGCCGACGGTGCCTTGACGCGTTTGGGCGTCGACAATCTTGGCCTGGATGGCGCGGACCGGCGCTATCTGAAACTGATCGCTGAAAACTACGCCGGCGGGCCGGTTGGGATCGAGACGCTGTCGGCGGCGCTCTCGGAAAGCCGGGACTCGCTGGAAGAAGTGATTGAACCCTATCTGCTGCAACAGGGCCTGATCCAGCGAACACCGCGTGGGCGTATGTTGGCGCAAAAGGCCTGGACGCATCTGGGAATGGCTGCGCCCAAGCGGCAGAGCGATCTGTTTGGTTGA
- the ruvA gene encoding Holliday junction branch migration protein RuvA has product MIGKLTGRLDYRAADHVLIDVRGVGYLVYCSDRTMAALPGVGEAVSIYTDMVVREDLMQLYGFLSLIEKEWHRLLCSVQGVGAKVSLAILSALGPDGVSRAIALGDWSAVKAAKGVGPKTAQRIVLDLKDKAPGVMAMGGTVTEAMDGPELEVVEPGEPASAPKRSVKPPSGASAASAASAGALSALANLGYRPSDAAAAVAEAAASQPEAGEADLIRAALRLLAPKG; this is encoded by the coding sequence ATGATTGGTAAACTGACAGGTCGCTTGGACTACCGCGCGGCGGATCACGTGCTGATCGATGTGCGTGGCGTTGGCTACCTCGTCTATTGTTCTGACCGGACCATGGCTGCGTTGCCGGGTGTGGGTGAGGCGGTCTCGATCTATACAGACATGGTCGTGCGCGAAGACCTGATGCAGCTTTACGGTTTCCTCTCATTGATCGAGAAGGAATGGCACCGCCTTTTGTGCTCGGTTCAGGGGGTCGGAGCGAAGGTATCTCTGGCGATCCTCAGCGCACTGGGGCCGGACGGTGTCAGCCGCGCAATCGCATTGGGCGATTGGAGCGCGGTCAAGGCGGCCAAAGGTGTCGGACCCAAAACGGCCCAGCGGATTGTTTTAGATCTCAAGGACAAGGCTCCGGGTGTCATGGCCATGGGCGGCACGGTTACCGAGGCTATGGATGGGCCAGAGCTTGAAGTCGTCGAACCGGGTGAACCCGCGTCCGCGCCAAAACGTTCGGTGAAGCCACCTTCTGGCGCGTCTGCCGCGTCTGCCGCGTCCGCCGGGGCGTTGTCGGCGCTCGCCAATCTTGGATATAGGCCGTCCGACGCAGCAGCGGCCGTGGCCGAGGCGGCGGCCAGTCAGCCTGAGGCGGGAGAGGCGGATCTGATTCGTGCTGCGCTCCGCTTGTTGGCTCCGAAAGGCTAG